In the Candidatus Electrothrix rattekaaiensis genome, one interval contains:
- a CDS encoding DUF5655 domain-containing protein: protein MPLFDIAGNSLLPVEQKNFTREKELQKLIEDNLQAVFNCRFVASEFSTGAQHAGRIDSLALSEEDNPVIIEYKKVESSELINQSLFYLHWIQDHKGDFEIAVQKALGSGTPVDWSDIRVICIAPNYKKYDLHAVQVMGANIELWRYRLFTNSSLYLEEVFHNVMKAATAGSIQKGGNDPVMMQVEQDEQKSTPAVYTFEEHLEGKPESIQELMHSIREYITGLDSSIEEVPKKFYVAYKASQNIVCVEAKIKTVKLWVKLRELENPPATYRDVSKIGHYGTGDAEFTLSTEEQFEEVKQYIESAYNKVGG, encoded by the coding sequence ATGCCCTTATTCGATATTGCAGGAAACAGCCTCTTGCCGGTGGAGCAGAAAAACTTCACCCGTGAAAAAGAACTGCAAAAGCTGATTGAAGATAATCTTCAGGCGGTGTTCAACTGTCGTTTTGTGGCTTCAGAGTTCTCCACCGGGGCGCAACATGCCGGGCGCATAGATTCGCTGGCCCTGTCCGAAGAAGATAACCCGGTGATTATTGAATACAAGAAAGTTGAGTCTTCAGAGCTGATCAACCAGAGCCTGTTTTATCTCCACTGGATTCAGGATCATAAAGGAGATTTTGAAATTGCCGTTCAGAAGGCTCTCGGTAGCGGCACTCCGGTTGATTGGTCAGATATCCGGGTTATCTGTATTGCTCCGAATTACAAGAAATATGATCTTCATGCGGTGCAGGTTATGGGGGCAAATATCGAATTGTGGCGGTATCGGCTCTTTACAAACAGCAGCCTCTATCTTGAAGAGGTCTTTCATAACGTGATGAAGGCCGCAACAGCAGGAAGCATACAGAAGGGCGGTAATGATCCCGTCATGATGCAGGTCGAACAAGACGAACAGAAGAGCACACCCGCCGTTTACACCTTTGAAGAGCATCTTGAAGGAAAACCGGAATCAATTCAGGAGCTCATGCACAGTATCCGGGAGTATATCACCGGGTTGGATTCGTCCATTGAAGAGGTGCCGAAAAAATTCTATGTGGCCTATAAGGCTTCACAGAATATCGTCTGTGTGGAAGCGAAGATAAAAACCGTCAAGCTGTGGGTCAAGCTCAGAGAGCTGGAAAACCCGCCTGCAACGTACAGGGATGTATCGAAGATAGGGCATTACGGCACCGGTGATGCTGAATTCACCCTATCGACCGAAGAGCAGTTTGAAGAGGTGAAGCAGTATATCGAATCGGCATATAACAAGGTGGGGGGGTAA
- a CDS encoding type I restriction-modification system subunit M: MTEAQKQKLEQQLWNIANELRGKMGADEFRDYILGFIFYKYLSEKQYIYANELLETEDIKDYALLTDEEDIQAIKEESLLKLGYFLRPDELFSELCRKGNADTEEESNFILEDLQAILNSIEQSTMGTESEDDFNQLFEDLDLNSTKLGRTVEARNALIAKVLSHLDKIDFALENANADVLGDAYEYLIAQFASGAGKKAGEFYTPQQVSKILAKVVTLDRKRIKSAYDPACGSGSLLLRIAKETEVNKFYGQELNRTTYNLARMNMILHDVHFSKFDIKQEDTLEFPQHLEERFDVVVANPPFSAKWKGKNNPLNETDDRFSQYGALAPATKADFAFILHMVYQLNDSGTMAVVLPHGVLFRGAAEGKIRQYIIQEQNCLDTVIGLPANLFYGTSIPACILVFKKCRVHDDNILFIDASRDFEKVGNQNALADEHVEKIIAAFQRRENIDKYAYVASLDEIRENDYNLNIPRYVDTFEEEEPVDLEAVVSELRALETDMQETDTAIAGFCQELGISSPF, encoded by the coding sequence ATGACAGAAGCGCAAAAACAAAAACTTGAACAGCAGCTGTGGAATATTGCCAATGAGCTACGCGGCAAAATGGGTGCTGATGAGTTTCGAGATTATATTCTCGGATTTATTTTTTACAAATATCTCTCTGAAAAACAGTACATCTACGCTAATGAGCTACTTGAAACAGAGGATATCAAAGACTATGCTCTTCTAACGGATGAAGAAGACATTCAGGCAATAAAGGAAGAGTCCCTGCTCAAGCTGGGCTATTTTCTCCGGCCTGATGAATTATTCAGCGAGCTTTGCCGGAAAGGCAATGCAGACACAGAGGAAGAGAGCAATTTCATTCTTGAAGACCTGCAAGCCATTCTGAACAGCATTGAGCAAAGCACAATGGGCACGGAAAGCGAAGATGATTTCAACCAGCTTTTCGAAGACCTGGACTTGAACAGCACCAAGCTTGGCCGCACTGTTGAGGCCCGAAACGCTCTGATTGCTAAGGTTCTTTCTCATCTTGATAAGATTGACTTTGCCCTTGAGAATGCAAACGCAGATGTGCTGGGGGATGCCTATGAATACCTGATTGCTCAATTTGCCTCCGGTGCTGGTAAGAAAGCCGGTGAGTTCTACACCCCTCAGCAAGTATCAAAGATTCTCGCAAAAGTCGTTACCCTGGACAGAAAGCGCATCAAATCAGCTTATGATCCGGCCTGCGGTTCCGGTTCCCTGTTGTTGCGTATTGCCAAGGAAACTGAGGTTAATAAATTTTACGGGCAGGAACTCAACCGCACCACCTATAATCTTGCCCGAATGAATATGATTTTGCATGATGTTCATTTTAGCAAGTTTGATATTAAACAGGAAGATACCCTGGAGTTTCCGCAACACCTGGAAGAGCGTTTTGATGTGGTAGTTGCTAATCCCCCGTTTTCTGCCAAGTGGAAAGGGAAGAATAACCCGCTCAACGAAACAGACGACCGTTTCAGTCAGTACGGCGCATTGGCCCCGGCCACTAAGGCGGACTTTGCCTTTATCCTGCACATGGTTTATCAGCTCAATGACAGCGGCACAATGGCTGTGGTGTTACCCCACGGTGTTCTGTTTCGCGGGGCTGCTGAAGGGAAAATTCGCCAATACATTATTCAGGAGCAGAACTGTCTTGATACTGTTATCGGTCTGCCTGCCAACCTGTTTTACGGAACCTCGATTCCCGCCTGTATTCTGGTCTTCAAAAAATGCCGGGTGCATGATGATAATATTCTCTTTATTGATGCCTCCCGAGATTTTGAAAAAGTCGGCAATCAAAATGCGCTGGCTGATGAGCATGTGGAGAAAATTATTGCTGCCTTTCAACGACGGGAGAATATTGATAAATACGCTTACGTTGCCTCGTTGGATGAGATTCGGGAGAACGATTACAACCTGAATATTCCGCGCTATGTGGATACCTTTGAGGAAGAGGAGCCGGTTGACCTTGAGGCGGTGGTGAGTGAATTGAGGGCACTGGAAACAGACATGCAGGAGACTGATACAGCCATTGCCGGGTTTTGTCAGGAGCTGGGTATTTCCAGCCCGTTTTAA
- a CDS encoding restriction endonuclease subunit S translates to MKVKEQNVPVLRFPGFEGKWEKTTIGQVANYENGKAHEKNIDESGEFIVVNSKFISTCGKVKKYTKQAYCPAHKEDILMVLSDVPNGRAIAKCFYVDSDNLYTVNQRICKITSCNAVSRLLFYVLNRNVYFLRFDDGVKQTNLRKDDVLSCKMLLPKDSEEQQKIAAFLTAVDSKIEQLNKKKALLEQYKKGMMQKLFSQEIRFKDEQGNEFPDWELKKLGELAIGGFSNGVFNDPQKVGTGYRLINVKDMYTGNIISVATLSRLNISEKEFAKNKVKHGDTFFTRSSLVKEGIAYSNVFLGKENDVTYDGHLIRMRLDLAAVNPIYLAYQLKTNQIRRQLVRRGKTTTMTTIGQQDVATVKIDLAPYEEQRKIADFLSSIDKKINLISTELNHARSFKKSLLQQMFV, encoded by the coding sequence ATGAAAGTGAAAGAACAAAATGTGCCGGTTTTGCGGTTTCCTGGGTTTGAGGGGAAGTGGGAGAAAACAACTATAGGGCAAGTAGCAAACTACGAGAATGGAAAAGCACATGAAAAAAATATTGATGAATCTGGCGAATTCATAGTTGTAAATTCAAAGTTCATTTCAACCTGTGGGAAAGTAAAGAAATATACAAAACAGGCTTATTGTCCTGCACATAAAGAAGATATTCTGATGGTGCTAAGCGATGTACCTAACGGAAGGGCTATCGCCAAGTGCTTTTATGTGGACTCAGATAATTTATACACTGTTAATCAACGAATTTGCAAAATTACATCCTGCAACGCGGTAAGTCGTTTGTTATTTTATGTGCTGAACAGAAACGTATATTTTTTGAGATTTGATGATGGTGTAAAACAAACAAATCTTAGAAAAGACGATGTGTTAAGCTGTAAGATGCTTTTGCCAAAAGATTCTGAAGAACAACAAAAAATCGCCGCATTCCTCACCGCAGTTGATAGCAAAATCGAGCAGCTCAACAAGAAAAAAGCCTTATTGGAGCAATACAAGAAAGGCATGATGCAAAAGCTTTTCAGTCAGGAGATTCGCTTTAAGGATGAGCAGGGGAATGAATTTCCTGATTGGGAGCTGAAAAAACTGGGAGAACTTGCTATTGGCGGATTCAGCAATGGAGTATTTAATGACCCTCAAAAAGTAGGAACAGGATATCGGCTGATAAATGTAAAAGATATGTATACTGGCAACATAATATCAGTTGCAACACTTTCACGGCTCAATATTAGCGAAAAAGAGTTTGCAAAGAATAAAGTAAAGCATGGTGACACTTTTTTTACTCGTTCATCGCTTGTGAAAGAAGGTATTGCATACTCAAATGTTTTTTTAGGCAAGGAAAATGATGTGACATATGATGGTCATTTGATTCGTATGCGCTTGGATCTTGCTGCTGTTAATCCAATTTATCTGGCATATCAGCTAAAAACAAACCAAATCAGACGGCAATTAGTCAGAAGAGGCAAAACAACTACGATGACAACTATTGGTCAACAAGATGTTGCTACTGTAAAAATTGATCTTGCCCCCTATGAGGAACAACGCAAAATAGCCGACTTCCTTTCATCCATAGACAAAAAAATAAATCTCATCTCCACAGAACTCAACCACGCCCGATCCTTCAAAAAAAGCCTGCTTCAACAGATGTTTGTTTAA
- a CDS encoding C25 family cysteine peptidase, which translates to MKMAAEKTKSFLLGLCSLIGVVAISVNLFNVVTNAGQDSCNSLFSILLPSTGIAYAADVSATNLQSEVIEPKLIESQPSNLTILPQLTLDYPPYVPLNNLLAPFVSPTPPGEILEPPAPPLNVDYTFQPWLPSQPEVVFNIPNITYFPELIFILPFDLLIIADEAFIEELQPLRNHKNYTDMPTRIYSWQELVERFQSEGRDDPERIKKAIASFQNYYGVKYVMLVGDSDRFPVRYCKVYDPTAWGHGYSPADLYYADLYDQNNTFDTWDGDGDGVFCEMQGGTWTAGSTLADINLDGMDLYPDIAVGRIPASSEAEVTTYVNKVIDYEFSAYKATWHNKALFVVPGYLEGSGEYHDYPGSWETTEAISASLNNIASNPIVYPMDMESVKLYDQRIEDLPSGLSDNDPTATNVKNEINAGVGFTVFSGHGARTLWAWALNTGDVAQLNNTGKLPIVFAAACDTARFHFDDSFLDIQGNTFDRSLECPIYNDNHRCWPVNPNAAQSPEPAPLQRNNQVNFDVDSMAEEFLVKQESGGIGYIGAYTGTQGGSQYLMNYFFEGYTHSQRPQPLGFLWNYAVERYIDNDFHIDFNTESIWYPQSLFHHIQKYMLFGDPSLRVGGISSVQRADFSSNYAMKHDGWQGMLQLERADGVFLDPANNFVNMPNMAGTYEEHDVRGYARTATYPLSSDWGPDHKIEFYIDFADTSNQEDDQKFEGYLFTQTKDAMAGVTWWNDTPFGFFAQKDGTFSGGPNLVSGAISTSHFLGEYAMNHDGWEGTLKLWEANDGEVAGTYRSSDGSSHGVRCILRTATGIRLPSEWGPDHKIEFYIDFPDTVNQEDDQKFEGYLFTQTKDAMAGVTWWNDTPFGFYAKKKTSKDKSNIFLFLNSFIRPRVKLVELPLDK; encoded by the coding sequence ATGAAAATGGCAGCTGAAAAAACAAAGAGTTTTTTGTTAGGGTTATGTAGCCTGATAGGAGTTGTAGCTATTTCTGTAAATTTGTTTAATGTTGTAACCAACGCGGGTCAAGATTCTTGTAACAGTTTATTTTCTATACTCTTACCTTCGACAGGTATAGCGTATGCAGCTGATGTATCGGCGACGAATCTCCAGTCGGAAGTAATCGAGCCTAAATTAATTGAATCGCAACCAAGTAATCTCACGATACTACCTCAACTGACATTAGATTATCCCCCTTATGTACCATTAAATAATTTACTTGCCCCCTTTGTCTCTCCAACACCACCAGGCGAAATACTTGAACCGCCTGCCCCTCCACTGAATGTAGATTATACTTTTCAGCCCTGGTTACCTTCTCAACCTGAGGTAGTTTTCAATATTCCCAATATTACTTATTTCCCGGAGCTTATTTTTATTTTACCTTTTGATTTATTAATTATTGCAGACGAAGCTTTTATTGAAGAACTTCAACCGTTAAGAAATCACAAAAATTATACTGACATGCCAACCAGGATATACAGTTGGCAAGAGCTTGTCGAACGTTTCCAAAGTGAAGGTCGAGATGACCCTGAGCGCATCAAAAAAGCAATTGCTTCATTTCAAAATTATTATGGAGTGAAATATGTCATGTTAGTGGGGGATTCAGATCGTTTCCCAGTGAGGTATTGTAAAGTTTATGATCCAACGGCTTGGGGACATGGCTATTCGCCAGCTGATCTGTATTATGCTGATCTCTATGACCAAAACAATACGTTTGATACTTGGGATGGAGATGGGGACGGCGTTTTTTGTGAAATGCAGGGAGGTACTTGGACAGCCGGTTCAACTTTGGCTGATATTAATCTTGATGGGATGGATCTTTATCCAGATATCGCTGTAGGCCGTATCCCCGCTTCTTCTGAAGCTGAAGTAACAACATATGTCAATAAGGTTATCGACTATGAATTTTCAGCCTACAAGGCTACTTGGCATAACAAGGCATTATTTGTTGTGCCTGGCTACTTAGAAGGTAGCGGTGAATATCATGATTATCCTGGCAGTTGGGAGACGACGGAAGCAATCAGTGCCTCTTTGAATAATATTGCGAGTAACCCAATTGTGTATCCAATGGATATGGAGTCAGTCAAGCTGTATGATCAGCGTATTGAAGATTTACCCAGCGGGCTGAGTGATAACGATCCTACTGCAACAAATGTTAAAAATGAGATTAATGCCGGGGTTGGATTCACTGTTTTTTCAGGACATGGTGCTCGAACGCTCTGGGCTTGGGCTTTAAATACCGGTGACGTTGCGCAACTGAATAATACAGGAAAATTACCGATAGTTTTTGCTGCGGCCTGTGACACTGCTCGATTTCATTTTGATGATAGCTTTCTAGATATTCAAGGTAATACCTTTGATAGAAGCCTTGAATGTCCCATCTACAACGATAACCACCGTTGCTGGCCAGTGAATCCCAATGCTGCCCAGAGTCCTGAACCCGCACCTCTTCAACGCAACAATCAGGTGAATTTTGATGTAGATTCCATGGCGGAAGAATTTTTGGTAAAACAAGAGAGTGGTGGCATCGGATATATTGGTGCATATACGGGTACTCAAGGTGGTTCTCAATACTTAATGAACTATTTCTTTGAAGGCTATACCCATAGTCAGAGACCTCAACCGCTGGGCTTTCTCTGGAATTATGCCGTAGAACGATATATTGACAACGACTTCCACATTGATTTTAATACAGAATCTATTTGGTACCCACAGTCTTTATTTCATCATATTCAAAAATATATGCTTTTTGGTGATCCTTCTCTTCGGGTAGGTGGTATTTCCAGCGTGCAACGCGCTGATTTTTCCTCCAATTATGCGATGAAGCACGATGGATGGCAAGGAATGTTACAATTAGAACGAGCTGATGGCGTTTTTTTAGATCCTGCCAATAATTTTGTAAATATGCCAAATATGGCGGGGACGTACGAGGAACACGATGTGCGGGGTTATGCAAGAACAGCAACATACCCATTGAGTTCAGATTGGGGGCCTGACCATAAGATAGAATTCTATATTGACTTTGCGGACACCTCGAATCAAGAGGATGATCAAAAATTTGAAGGCTATCTCTTCACGCAAACCAAGGATGCAATGGCAGGGGTGACTTGGTGGAATGATACACCATTTGGTTTTTTTGCTCAGAAGGATGGTACCTTTTCAGGTGGACCAAATCTTGTTTCAGGAGCAATTTCTACCTCCCATTTTCTTGGTGAATACGCTATGAATCATGATGGATGGGAAGGCACGCTGAAACTTTGGGAAGCTAATGATGGGGAAGTTGCTGGAACATATAGATCCAGTGATGGCTCATCGCATGGCGTTCGCTGTATTTTGCGAACTGCAACTGGTATCCGTTTACCAAGTGAATGGGGACCTGATCATAAAATAGAATTCTATATTGATTTTCCGGACACTGTAAATCAAGAGGATGATCAAAAATTTGAGGGGTATTTATTTACTCAAACCAAGGATGCAATGGCAGGGGTGACTTGGTGGAATGATACACCATTTGGTTTCTATGCCAAAAAAAAGACCAGTAAGGATAAATCCAATATTTTTCTCTTCCTAAACTCTTTTATCAGACCACGTGTTAAATT